Within Pseudomonas sp. LBUM920, the genomic segment GAGTTGCAGGGAATTCTGCACGGGCACGAGGGCGATGCCTTGCCTTGGGAGCGTGCAGACCAGGCCATCGCCAGCAAGAAGCGCGAACTGGCCGGCAAAATCGCCGGGTTGCAGCAGATGCAGGCGGAGTTGATGGTGTTTGAAGCGCAGCTCAAGGACGCGCAGGGGCAGTGCCCGTCAATAAGCATTTTCGCCAGTTGAGGTAGCCTTTAGCCTCGAATTGGCACCGATTTTTTCGTTCTCTACGCCGTCCCTTTCTGATTTTTCCAGCCGTTCATCCAGGCGCTTTTTCCTGCGGCATGCTCCGACGCCTTGCCATTTTGCCGAGACGTCACGGATGACCCACGCCGCCCACATTGCCTTTATCGAACATGAGCTCAATGGCTTCCATCAGAGCCTGGCGGAGTATCGCCAGCAGATGGGCGTCTGGTATGCGCGGGCGATGGACTCGGTCAGCCATGCGGCGGACAGCACCAATGAACATGGGAAAGATAATCGGAGAGGGATACAAACGGGACGGCTACGAATATGGAAAACAGAAAAAGCCAGAGTTTTTTTGAATGAAGACGGAAAACCCATAACAGCCTTTACGGATTTCGAATGAAAATTAAACCAAGCCTTTCAACAATCCAAGGTCTGCTTTTTACATATTGCATCGAAAATACAAGAAACCCTGACAGAGAGGAGCTTATTGCTTTCACAGATGTTAACAGCTCGAAAGAGCTTAAAGACCTGTTTGACAAGCTGACCAGACCAGAATTTATCAGATATAAATATGAAGAAAGACAGCGACACATCCAGACCCTAGAACACTTTCTAAATACTGAGGAAACATTCGAAGCTGTTTTTTACCTTTTCGACACTTACTTCAATGACGAAATCATTGATAAAAGACAGTTCATGAAAGTATTACTTGAGTGCCTTATACGTTACAACTTAGAAGCCAACGCATAGACCGTAACGTTGCTCGCGTTGGGCTGCGAAGCAGCCCCAATAAACCCTACGCGTTTCCCAAGCAAAACCCGCATCGCCAGTTTTGAGGCTGCTGCGCAGCCAAACCAAAGGCAAGCCTGTTCGCCACAATAAGCCTGCTCATCACAACAAACCTACTCACCAGATACCAAGGTTCACCCTCAAAAAATGAGTGAACCCGGCGCCCCAATCAACTCGTCACCGAATATCGCTACGACTGTCAGCGCCGGCTAATTAGCATCACCCGACCCAGCGGGCAAACAGCCAGCTACCGCTATGACCCATTTGGTCGACGCAGCAGTAAAACCGTCGACGACATAACGACGGAGTTTTTCTGGCAAGGCGACAAGCTGGTTGCGGAGCATCACGCGGATCGTCATCGCATTTACCTCTACGAACCGGACAGATTTCGTCCGTTAGCACTGCTGGATGGCTTTGGTCCAAAAGACATT encodes:
- a CDS encoding MerR family transcriptional regulator, whose protein sequence is MYIGKAAQLSGTTIKAIRHYEAIGLLPAPQREGRYRVYSAQSVELLALIKCAQQLGFKLKELQGILHGHEGDALPWERADQAIASKKRELAGKIAGLQQMQAELMVFEAQLKDAQGQCPSISIFAS